The sequence AAATTTTCAATGCCGGTTGCTGCTTTTCTAAGCAATGTTGCGAATTTCTCGCCTGATTTTTCGTTTGCCATTTTATTCCGGATTTATTATTGAAACGAAATTGCTGCGGAAAAATCAAAATGATAATGACACCGGTCAAATGAAAGGATGATGGTGGTCACTTTTTCTATACAAGGAAACTTCGGGAGAAATGATTTGGCCTCTGTGAAATGGTTATGAGTTTTGAGTTGTGGATTTTGAGTAAAGCTTTTTCCTCCACTTCGTGAAACTCATAACCCATAACTCATTCCAGTTGTGCCATTAAAATAAATAATCTTTCAAATTTATCGCGCAGTTCATCTTCGCTCCACAAGGTATTGTTGCCGATCATTGCAAAACAAAGCATTTTTCCACTGCGTGTTTTCACATAACCGGCGTATGATTTTACCCGCGACATGGTTCCGCTTTTTGCATGGAGATTTCCGTCGGCTTCCGTTCCGTCGGCAAGTTTGCGTATTGTTCCTGATTCACCTGCGACGGGAAGTGATTTGTAAAATGAAGGGAACATTGCTGTGTCTTTCGCATACGTGCGCAGCATTTGCACGAGTTGGTGCGTGGTGATCGCATCCATGCGCGAAAGCCCGCATCCGTCTATCATGCATATTCCGCGCAGATCCACATTTCTCTGGCGCCAGAAATTGTAAACGATATTCACCGCGCTCGTTGTACTTCCGTAGCCGTTCACTTTCCACGCGATCGCACGCAGAATACTTTCGGCATAAAAATTCTGGCTCACCTGATTGGTGTGAAAAACAAGATCAGCAAGACTCGCGGATGAACACGACGTGATCACTTTTCTTCCTTCGGTTGCATCCGACTTCAGATGATTCAATCGCATCAAACGCAAAGTGGTTGCCGAATCGCGAATGCCAATTCCATATTCTTTCAATGACGATCTCAAAGTCTGCGCACAGAACAAAGCCGGATCGGGAATAGCAGCGCGCTCTTCATGATAAGCAGAAATTTCTCCGACAGCTGTTCTGTCAAACTGAAACGGCGCGCCAATTACATACGCATACGATTTTCCTATTGAGGAATTCACGATCACATTATTGTACAATTTCAATCCGGGAATGAACGGCGACATGCGGATGCTGGTTCCTCCGCCCGAAGGAGAAATCTGCATTGTGAAAATATTTTCGTTGATGTTCAGTCCGCACGGGCCCGTACCATAATCACTTTGCATATCATTCCATGTCCATCCGCCGGGAACAGGATCACGATCATAAGATTCTGCATCGCCTATCACGCAACCTGCAATGCTGTCGATGCCCAATCTTTTTATAGCGAGCGCCCAACCGTTCACTACTTTTTCCACACTGCCGCCGAATGTAGGACTGCCGAGTGTGGGATCGCCGCCACCGTGTATGTAAATATTTCCGTTGAGTGTTTTTGTTCCGGCATCAATAGTTCCATCGTATTGCAGCGTAGTGGAAAAACGGAATCCCGGCCCGAGAATAGAAAGCGCAGTTCCTGTTGTTACAATTTTCATCACTGAAGCAGGAAGCAATCCGCGGTCGATATCTATTGCGCAAATTGGTTTTTCACTATCCACATCAGCGAGATAAAAACTCCATCCGCCGCCGCGCATGTGCGGATCATTGTTCATTGTATCGAGAAAAGATTTTAAACGGCCGAGTGAAGAAGTATCGACAAGAACAATTTTTCCTGTGCTGTCTTTCTTCTGGATGATCTTATTTTCTTTTTGTTTGACGGGTGGCGTTCCATTGGTTGAAAAAGAAAGCATGGCGCCAATAATTCCGAGCGGAATAATAAAAAGTGCAGCGACTTGTTTTACCGTGAGCGTTTTATTGAGGAAGCGTTTCATGGAGGTACAAATTTACCCAGAATTCGCTATGCGCATGGGAAGATTACAGATTGTCAGGAATACAGATTACAGATTCAGGTGGATTTACAGACAATATTCTCCCACAAAGCAACCGAGTCCTGTTCGCTATGCGCATGGGAAGATTACAGATTGTCAGGAATACAGATTACAGATTCAGGTGGATTTACAGACAATATTCTCTCACAAAGCAACCGAGTCCTGGCTAAAAAAAACTTCGTCGGAAAAATATTGTATGAAGATTGTCTCTTGATTTTTTTAAGAATTTTCAAACCAAAAAAGTGTACTTTAGTCAATCAGCATAAATCATTTCCTGCAATTTAAAAGTTGGCACTGAACAAAAATATCTTTTCGCTATTCAATCTGACGCGTTCGGAATTTTTCGCGGTGGTTTTAACTGCTGTGATTATTTTTTACTGCGGAAAAATTCACAGCCAGGGATGCAGCGATGCCGGGCTTTGTTCATTCGGTTCTCTCAATCTTCTCGAATCGCGCTACGTGAGCATTCCTTATGACGAAGTAAAACTTTCTACAGTGGATGTGAACGATGTGGATATTTATGGAAACGTTATTGTTGATTCTGCAAATTCTTCTCATCCTTCAAACGGGTCGAATGTTCAAATCACGCAGAATCATATTCATGATGCTACTTCCA comes from Bacteroidota bacterium and encodes:
- the dacB gene encoding D-alanyl-D-alanine carboxypeptidase/D-alanyl-D-alanine-endopeptidase; its protein translation is MKRFLNKTLTVKQVAALFIIPLGIIGAMLSFSTNGTPPVKQKENKIIQKKDSTGKIVLVDTSSLGRLKSFLDTMNNDPHMRGGGWSFYLADVDSEKPICAIDIDRGLLPASVMKIVTTGTALSILGPGFRFSTTLQYDGTIDAGTKTLNGNIYIHGGGDPTLGSPTFGGSVEKVVNGWALAIKRLGIDSIAGCVIGDAESYDRDPVPGGWTWNDMQSDYGTGPCGLNINENIFTMQISPSGGGTSIRMSPFIPGLKLYNNVIVNSSIGKSYAYVIGAPFQFDRTAVGEISAYHEERAAIPDPALFCAQTLRSSLKEYGIGIRDSATTLRLMRLNHLKSDATEGRKVITSCSSASLADLVFHTNQVSQNFYAESILRAIAWKVNGYGSTTSAVNIVYNFWRQRNVDLRGICMIDGCGLSRMDAITTHQLVQMLRTYAKDTAMFPSFYKSLPVAGESGTIRKLADGTEADGNLHAKSGTMSRVKSYAGYVKTRSGKMLCFAMIGNNTLWSEDELRDKFERLFILMAQLE